In Lentibacillus amyloliquefaciens, one DNA window encodes the following:
- a CDS encoding D-alanyl-D-alanine carboxypeptidase family protein, translating into MRLKNAGLPLLAVILCLTVLTACTGNEQTVNESTKQQSDQEETETPNTVSDPTNDKTSKQANSKQQDDDNQNKDNTNNNASQQEKDEPENKKNKESSNNDNASSDNDDDEELLPNDTLTESDQGKQVKKVQSALNRIGYSLTEDGVFGPATMWAVKDFQAQQSALKIDGVYGPGTRDILKEALNGQLSITPGSGIKKEKQNEEQNEEKSEENPDDNQNNQNQSNVISDPSSFLALVNKSHQLPAGYVPDNLVIPDVSFPFDADLPKKQMRQTAANALEKMFAAGDKAGVDLFAQSGYRSYDRQEAIFASNVQDHGKQEANQFSAQAGESEHQTGLTMDVTSADIGFKLTSEFANTDEGEWVKQHASEYGFIIRYPKGKTNITGYQYEPWHLRYVGKNDAKAIDEQNITLEEFLGVR; encoded by the coding sequence ATGCGTTTAAAAAATGCAGGTTTGCCGCTGTTAGCAGTGATTCTATGCTTAACAGTACTGACAGCTTGCACAGGTAATGAGCAGACTGTAAATGAAAGCACCAAACAACAGTCGGACCAGGAAGAAACGGAAACACCGAATACCGTCTCTGATCCAACGAACGATAAAACATCAAAACAAGCAAACAGCAAGCAACAAGACGATGACAACCAAAATAAGGATAATACGAACAACAATGCGTCACAACAAGAGAAAGATGAACCTGAGAATAAGAAGAACAAGGAGTCTTCTAATAATGACAACGCCTCTTCTGATAACGATGATGATGAGGAACTATTGCCGAATGATACACTAACAGAGAGCGACCAAGGCAAACAGGTCAAAAAAGTACAGTCAGCACTCAATCGGATCGGCTACTCTTTGACGGAAGATGGTGTGTTTGGTCCCGCTACTATGTGGGCAGTAAAAGATTTTCAGGCACAGCAGTCAGCTTTGAAAATTGATGGTGTCTATGGCCCGGGCACACGGGACATTCTGAAAGAAGCTCTTAACGGGCAGCTGAGCATAACACCCGGAAGCGGCATCAAGAAAGAAAAACAGAATGAGGAACAAAACGAAGAAAAATCAGAAGAAAATCCGGATGATAATCAGAATAATCAAAATCAAAGCAACGTCATTTCCGATCCATCCAGCTTTCTTGCACTGGTCAATAAAAGCCACCAATTGCCGGCGGGTTATGTCCCGGATAATCTTGTCATACCGGATGTATCCTTCCCGTTTGATGCCGATTTACCAAAAAAGCAAATGCGTCAGACAGCAGCAAACGCGCTTGAAAAGATGTTTGCCGCCGGGGACAAAGCCGGTGTTGACCTGTTTGCGCAATCCGGTTATCGCTCATACGACAGGCAAGAAGCTATTTTTGCCTCAAATGTCCAGGATCACGGCAAACAAGAAGCTAATCAGTTCAGCGCTCAGGCCGGTGAAAGTGAGCATCAGACAGGGCTCACGATGGACGTTACAAGTGCTGATATCGGATTTAAACTGACGAGTGAATTTGCCAATACCGATGAAGGTGAGTGGGTTAAACAACATGCCAGCGAATATGGATTCATTATCCGCTATCCAAAAGGTAAGACGAACATAACCGGTTATCAATATGAACCATGGCACCTGCGCTATGTCGGAAAGAATGATGCCAAAGCAATTGATGAACAAAATATTACACTGGAAGAATTCCTCGGCGTTCGGTGA
- a CDS encoding glycine betaine uptake BCCT transporter: protein MKSVSRVFYITIALVIITVIFGAVFPAQFEAITGSIKSFVATTFGWYYMLLMSALVIVAIFIAISPMGKIRLGKDNDRPDFSTATWVAMLFSAGMGIGLVFYGAAEPLFHYMSDAPTAEEGSDQAFKEGLTYAYFHWGLHVWAMYGVTALALAFFQFRKGEPGLISTTLKPLFGKKMDGPLGTLIDVLAVFATVFGVATSLGFGAVQINGGLSHLFGFEIGFTSQFIIIAVVTLLFLISAWSGLSRGIKYLSNTNMVLSVILLIAVLVIGPTLLILNMFTETFGMYMQNIIETSFRTSPLESDNRGWLDAWTIFYWAWWISWAPFVGMFIARVSRGRTIRQFMTGVLILPTLLVAIWYAAFGTTAGNAQNSGVDLTQYTTELVLFNMFDQLPMSLILSVIAILLISSFFITSADSATFVLGMQSTHGSLEPANRVKIVWGIAQSSVALILLYVGGLQAIQNTIIIAALPFSFVMILMIIALFKALNKEAKEMTGRG from the coding sequence ATGAAAAGCGTATCGAGAGTTTTTTACATTACAATTGCTTTAGTTATCATAACCGTTATATTCGGTGCCGTATTCCCGGCGCAGTTTGAAGCAATAACCGGAAGTATTAAATCTTTCGTTGCCACGACATTTGGATGGTATTATATGCTCCTCATGTCCGCACTGGTTATCGTGGCAATTTTTATTGCGATCAGCCCGATGGGAAAAATCCGCCTCGGCAAAGATAATGACAGGCCGGACTTCTCGACGGCAACATGGGTCGCCATGCTGTTTTCAGCAGGAATGGGAATCGGGCTTGTATTTTATGGTGCTGCTGAACCGCTCTTCCATTATATGTCAGATGCACCGACAGCAGAAGAAGGTTCCGATCAGGCATTCAAGGAAGGTTTGACCTATGCTTATTTCCACTGGGGGCTTCATGTTTGGGCCATGTATGGCGTTACAGCATTGGCGCTGGCCTTTTTCCAGTTCCGAAAAGGTGAGCCGGGACTGATTTCCACAACATTGAAACCATTATTCGGTAAGAAGATGGATGGCCCACTTGGCACATTGATCGACGTGCTTGCTGTCTTTGCAACCGTATTTGGAGTGGCCACCTCGCTTGGCTTCGGCGCCGTGCAAATTAACGGCGGTCTGTCGCATTTGTTCGGTTTCGAAATTGGCTTCACATCACAATTCATCATCATTGCCGTTGTGACGCTGCTGTTTTTGATTTCAGCGTGGTCAGGTTTGAGCAGAGGCATCAAATATTTATCCAATACAAATATGGTGCTTTCCGTTATCTTGCTGATTGCTGTATTGGTTATCGGTCCGACATTGCTCATTCTCAACATGTTTACTGAAACGTTTGGCATGTATATGCAAAACATCATTGAAACAAGCTTCCGCACATCGCCACTGGAAAGCGATAACCGTGGCTGGCTTGATGCATGGACCATTTTCTACTGGGCATGGTGGATTTCGTGGGCGCCATTTGTCGGTATGTTTATCGCTCGTGTATCCCGCGGACGCACCATCCGTCAGTTTATGACCGGTGTTTTGATTTTGCCGACATTGCTTGTTGCCATCTGGTATGCGGCATTCGGCACAACAGCTGGTAACGCGCAAAACAGCGGCGTTGACCTGACTCAATACACAACTGAGTTAGTGTTGTTCAATATGTTTGACCAGCTTCCAATGTCACTTATCCTGTCAGTGATAGCGATTCTGTTGATCAGCTCATTCTTTATTACATCAGCCGACTCAGCCACATTCGTTCTTGGAATGCAATCGACGCACGGTTCACTTGAGCCTGCAAACAGAGTCAAAATCGTTTGGGGTATTGCCCAATCGTCGGTGGCACTGATTCTGCTTTATGTTGGTGGGCTTCAGGCAATTCAGAACACCATCATCATTGCAGCGCTCCCGTTCTCGTTTGTGATGATACTCATGATTATTGCCTTGTTTAAAGCACTAAACAAAGAAGCTAAGGAAATGACAGGACGGGGATAA
- the csaA gene encoding chaperone CsaA, whose protein sequence is MATIEDFMELDMRVGTVLKAEPFPEAKKPAIKLEIDFGETIGTKQSSAQITRRYEHEELVGRQVVGVINFPPMRIAGFKSEVLVIGGVQEEDDVVLLKPDEPVSNGTRVS, encoded by the coding sequence TTGGCAACGATTGAAGATTTTATGGAATTGGATATGCGTGTAGGTACCGTTTTAAAGGCCGAGCCATTCCCGGAGGCCAAAAAGCCTGCGATTAAATTGGAAATTGATTTTGGCGAAACAATCGGAACGAAGCAGTCATCAGCACAGATCACCCGAAGATATGAACATGAGGAACTTGTGGGCCGTCAGGTTGTTGGGGTTATCAATTTTCCGCCGATGCGGATTGCAGGTTTCAAGTCAGAAGTGCTGGTTATCGGCGGTGTCCAGGAAGAAGATGATGTTGTGCTTTTGAAGCCGGACGAACCAGTTTCAAATGGCACGAGGGTTTCATAG
- a CDS encoding DUF5392 family protein, which yields MSQYSPKGMPSFIEKELEIIDDMVKPKLKKSSLYMFISIPLLSVSIINLFFMLVITGYSRDMLIALGIYALLGAVGAAIFKESKHVNKEIRDIGMDHIIKRIKDSEHVNDYMKDKYINNVKAKPKFSMQTFFNFLTEEHQRKKMMEN from the coding sequence ATGAGCCAATACTCACCAAAAGGTATGCCAAGTTTTATCGAAAAGGAACTTGAGATTATCGATGACATGGTAAAGCCTAAACTTAAGAAAAGTTCATTATATATGTTCATTTCAATTCCTTTGTTGAGCGTTTCGATTATCAATCTATTTTTCATGCTCGTTATTACAGGCTACAGCCGGGATATGCTGATAGCACTTGGAATCTATGCACTGTTAGGCGCGGTCGGAGCTGCCATTTTCAAAGAATCCAAGCATGTGAATAAAGAAATCCGTGATATCGGAATGGACCATATCATTAAGCGGATCAAGGACAGCGAACATGTGAATGATTACATGAAAGATAAGTATATTAATAACGTTAAAGCAAAACCCAAATTCAGCATGCAAACCTTTTTTAACTTCCTGACAGAAGAACACCAGCGGAAAAAAATGATGGAAAACTAG
- a CDS encoding VOC family protein: MRIKITSVFVKDQEKALQFYTEVLGFQKKMDMPAGDFKWLTVVSPEEPDGVELLLEPNDNEAAKTYQEAIYEQGVPITSFVVDDIHAEYERLKNHNVEFTVEPAETGPVTFAIFDDTCGNLIQISQAR, encoded by the coding sequence ATGCGAATTAAAATCACAAGTGTATTTGTAAAAGATCAGGAGAAAGCTCTGCAATTTTATACAGAAGTTCTCGGGTTTCAGAAAAAAATGGATATGCCGGCAGGGGACTTTAAATGGCTCACCGTTGTCTCACCGGAAGAACCGGATGGGGTGGAGCTGTTGCTGGAGCCGAATGATAATGAAGCTGCAAAAACATATCAGGAAGCTATTTATGAACAGGGGGTTCCAATTACTTCATTTGTCGTGGATGATATTCACGCCGAATATGAGCGGCTGAAAAATCATAATGTTGAATTTACGGTAGAACCTGCTGAAACGGGGCCTGTGACGTTTGCAATTTTTGACGACACATGCGGAAACCTGATTCAAATATCACAGGCCCGATAA
- a CDS encoding GntP family permease — protein sequence MIGIILGLAVLMGLAYIGWSILWVAPIAAGVVALTGGLDLLDAYKDTYMGGLVGFAKSWFPVFMLGAIFGKLMEDTGMARSVAVALTKLIGTERAILGVLASAAVLTYGGVSLFVVVFAVYPLALTMFKEADIPRRLIPATVALGAFTFTMTAVPGTPQIQNLIPMEHFATDAMAAPIMGIAATIVMAVGGYLYLRRRERKLKANGEAYTEPKDKNVLGSEADIPNFFLSLLPLLTVLVTLNAFGWDIIVALISGILLIMLLNLSKFKGFVSAINSGASGSVLAILNTSAAVGFGTVVKAVPGFDRLTELLMGIRGNPLISEAVTVNILAGSTGSASGGLGIALEALGSRYYDIAMESGISPEAFHRVASLASGGLDALPHNGAVLTLFAITGMTHKDSYKDIFVVAVLIPIVAVAVSILIASIGIY from the coding sequence ATGATTGGTATCATACTTGGTCTTGCTGTACTGATGGGGCTTGCGTATATCGGCTGGTCCATTCTTTGGGTAGCACCAATCGCTGCCGGTGTGGTGGCACTGACCGGCGGACTTGATTTACTGGATGCTTACAAAGACACGTATATGGGAGGATTAGTCGGTTTTGCAAAAAGCTGGTTTCCGGTTTTTATGCTGGGGGCGATTTTTGGAAAACTGATGGAAGATACTGGGATGGCAAGGTCTGTTGCGGTTGCATTGACAAAATTGATTGGTACAGAACGGGCAATTCTGGGGGTTCTCGCATCAGCAGCTGTACTCACATATGGCGGCGTCAGTTTATTTGTTGTTGTATTTGCCGTTTATCCGCTGGCTCTCACGATGTTTAAAGAGGCGGATATTCCGAGAAGGCTGATTCCGGCAACCGTGGCGCTTGGTGCATTTACATTTACCATGACAGCAGTGCCGGGAACACCACAAATACAAAACCTAATCCCGATGGAACATTTTGCTACTGATGCTATGGCGGCACCGATCATGGGAATTGCAGCCACAATCGTTATGGCAGTCGGCGGTTATCTCTATCTGCGACGGCGAGAGAGGAAATTGAAAGCGAACGGTGAAGCGTATACGGAGCCAAAAGATAAAAATGTGCTTGGTTCAGAGGCCGATATACCTAATTTTTTCTTATCACTTTTACCGCTGTTGACCGTTCTGGTTACTCTTAATGCATTTGGATGGGATATTATTGTTGCCCTGATTTCAGGGATTCTTCTGATTATGCTGCTTAACCTGTCGAAGTTCAAAGGGTTTGTCAGCGCCATCAATAGTGGTGCAAGCGGGTCTGTCCTGGCAATTCTCAACACAAGTGCTGCTGTGGGCTTTGGAACGGTAGTCAAAGCGGTTCCCGGTTTCGACCGTCTAACTGAACTGCTGATGGGCATCCGCGGAAATCCGCTCATTTCTGAAGCCGTAACGGTCAATATTCTCGCAGGGTCAACCGGTTCAGCTTCGGGTGGTTTAGGGATAGCACTTGAAGCACTTGGATCGAGATATTATGACATTGCAATGGAAAGCGGCATCAGTCCTGAGGCTTTTCATAGGGTTGCATCACTGGCATCCGGCGGCTTGGATGCTCTTCCGCATAATGGCGCTGTGCTGACATTGTTTGCCATAACGGGAATGACGCATAAAGACAGCTATAAAGATATTTTTGTAGTAGCGGTTTTGATTCCAATTGTTGCTGTGGCGGTATCTATATTGATTGCTTCTATTGGCATTTATTAA
- a CDS encoding sigma-54 interaction domain-containing protein — MLSTITQNKEAIIETVFEKSHFCFVAVDENGIITFLNDNYCRFLEVVREEAIGKHVTEVIENSRMHIVVKTGEEEIADLQYIRGNHMIANRIPVFSDGEVVGAVGTVLYRDTKEWMKMNTHIKNLLLELENYRKQLRKQTGASYSLHDIVGSSVKLNEVKEKIIKTSSGDVSILLIGESGTGKELFAHSIHQLSERHNKPFVKVNCAAIPEHLLESELFGYEGGAFTGAKKEGKMGKFEMADGGTLFLDEIADMPLNAQVKILRALQEREIERIGSEETRKIDVRIVAATNQSLEKLIEQDRFREDLYYRINVVRITIPPLRERPEDIRVLAKYILRNISNRTGNRVIDFEQDVLDFFLHYDWPGNVRELENVVESAVHLTNSEIITRNDLPEHMQPEMVFKDHRNSLKDILEKTEIKAIRAALRQAGGDKVKAAKLLGIGKSSFYEKTKKYGI; from the coding sequence ATGCTGTCCACAATAACGCAAAATAAAGAAGCCATTATTGAAACCGTTTTCGAAAAATCTCACTTTTGTTTTGTGGCCGTTGATGAAAATGGAATCATTACTTTTTTAAATGATAATTATTGCCGGTTTCTGGAGGTCGTTAGAGAAGAAGCAATCGGAAAACATGTCACAGAAGTGATTGAGAACAGCAGAATGCATATTGTCGTTAAAACGGGTGAGGAAGAAATTGCTGACCTTCAATATATTCGCGGGAACCATATGATCGCTAACCGGATACCGGTTTTTTCTGATGGAGAAGTAGTTGGTGCGGTGGGAACGGTATTGTACAGGGATACCAAAGAGTGGATGAAAATGAATACCCATATCAAAAATCTGCTGCTTGAACTTGAAAATTACCGCAAACAATTAAGAAAACAAACGGGGGCCAGTTATTCACTTCATGACATTGTTGGCAGTTCTGTTAAATTGAATGAGGTAAAGGAAAAGATTATAAAAACATCTTCCGGAGATGTTTCCATTCTTCTGATAGGTGAAAGCGGAACAGGCAAGGAGCTGTTCGCCCACAGTATTCATCAATTGAGTGAGCGGCACAACAAACCGTTTGTGAAAGTGAATTGTGCTGCGATTCCGGAGCATTTACTGGAATCGGAACTGTTCGGTTATGAAGGCGGTGCTTTCACAGGTGCTAAGAAAGAAGGTAAAATGGGCAAATTCGAAATGGCGGATGGGGGTACTCTTTTCCTTGATGAAATTGCCGATATGCCGTTGAACGCACAAGTGAAGATCCTTCGTGCTCTTCAGGAAAGAGAAATTGAAAGAATAGGTTCGGAGGAAACCCGAAAAATTGATGTCAGAATCGTCGCAGCTACCAATCAGTCACTGGAGAAGCTAATTGAACAGGACCGTTTCCGCGAGGATCTTTATTACCGTATCAATGTTGTACGAATAACGATCCCGCCACTCCGTGAGCGTCCTGAAGACATTCGTGTTCTGGCGAAATATATACTGCGCAATATATCAAATCGTACCGGTAATCGTGTGATTGATTTTGAACAGGATGTACTGGATTTTTTCCTGCATTATGACTGGCCGGGTAATGTGCGGGAACTGGAGAACGTTGTGGAATCCGCAGTTCATTTGACAAACTCTGAAATTATTACAAGGAATGATTTACCGGAACACATGCAGCCGGAGATGGTTTTTAAGGATCATCGTAATAGTCTTAAAGATATTCTTGAGAAAACCGAAATAAAGGCTATCCGGGCAGCGTTGAGACAGGCTGGTGGTGATAAAGTTAAAGCTGCAAAATTACTTGGAATCGGGAAATCCAGCTTTTATGAGAAGACCAAAAAGTATGGCATTTAA
- a CDS encoding GrpB family protein: MRKVEVVIYDALWPVQFDIEAGKIQRIFGDEIIDIHHIGSTSVEGLYAKPVIDMMPVVEDVSRVDQFDSEMKAIGYGAKGEFGITGRRFFQKGGENRTHHVHIIEAGSTHLERHLAFRDYLRAHPDKAASYSRLKLDLAARFPDDIAAYIEGKHRFVQETEQKALAWYREKSIP, translated from the coding sequence ATGCGAAAAGTTGAAGTGGTGATATACGATGCGCTTTGGCCGGTTCAGTTTGATATTGAAGCGGGAAAAATTCAGCGGATATTTGGTGATGAGATAATTGACATTCATCATATTGGCAGTACATCTGTGGAAGGCCTTTACGCCAAACCGGTTATCGATATGATGCCGGTCGTTGAGGACGTCAGCCGGGTTGATCAGTTTGACAGTGAAATGAAAGCAATTGGCTATGGGGCAAAAGGGGAATTCGGCATAACCGGACGCCGCTTTTTTCAAAAAGGCGGAGAGAACCGGACACATCATGTGCACATAATTGAGGCAGGAAGCACTCACTTGGAGCGGCACTTGGCATTCAGGGATTATTTGCGGGCGCATCCGGATAAAGCGGCCAGCTACAGTCGTTTGAAGCTGGATTTGGCTGCGCGTTTTCCGGATGATATAGCTGCTTATATTGAAGGAAAACATCGATTTGTTCAGGAAACCGAGCAGAAGGCACTGGCGTGGTATCGGGAAAAGAGCATTCCATAA
- a CDS encoding sigma-70 family RNA polymerase sigma factor, with protein MEELVEQYRQNQIDKDQLIQALMTQYGSQVKRLAYTYVKDVQTAENIAQEVFIKCYKKMHHLKKNNAVKAWINQITVNKCKDHFRSGWIKNLNLNASFSHWLRGSAPSPEEEYSKKIQHDELTKEVLSLPLKYREVIIHFHFQELSINEISELLKIKVPTVSSRLKRARQMLKERLEGGPK; from the coding sequence TTGGAAGAGCTTGTCGAACAATACAGACAAAACCAAATCGATAAAGATCAGTTGATTCAAGCACTGATGACACAATATGGATCACAGGTCAAAAGGCTTGCCTACACCTATGTGAAAGATGTGCAGACGGCCGAGAATATTGCACAGGAAGTCTTTATCAAGTGTTATAAAAAGATGCATCATCTTAAGAAAAACAATGCTGTGAAAGCTTGGATTAATCAGATCACAGTCAATAAGTGCAAAGACCATTTCAGGAGCGGATGGATTAAAAACCTTAATCTGAATGCCAGTTTTTCGCATTGGCTCAGGGGCTCGGCTCCATCTCCGGAAGAAGAATATTCGAAAAAAATCCAGCATGACGAATTAACAAAAGAAGTCTTGTCACTTCCTCTTAAGTACAGAGAAGTCATTATCCATTTCCACTTTCAGGAACTGTCGATTAACGAAATCAGTGAATTATTGAAAATCAAAGTACCGACAGTTTCATCACGGTTAAAAAGGGCACGTCAAATGCTGAAGGAACGACTGGAGGGTGGCCCGAAATGA
- a CDS encoding FAD-binding oxidoreductase, with protein sequence MEGTQTITQLTEELHHVLAKERVTINETLLEQHSSDESYHTPHLPDVVVFPENADEVSEIIKLANKYQTPVVPYGYGSSLEANVIPEHGGVVIDFANMNKVLEVREDDFLVKVQPGVTRSQLEKELKKYGLFFTVDPGADATLGGMAATNASGTTSVKYGVMRDNVRDMEVVMSDGSMIHTGSMAAKSSSGYNLNGLFIGSEGTLGCFTELTLKVIGIPEHIMAARAEFENVDDAVGAVIAIMQAGIPIARVELVDEESIKQMNRYSETDYSEVPTLFLELHGNEAGLKHDIAFMEEIVSDMRCRKIEFETETAGRNKLWEARHNAAYAFIHNHPGRKQMVTDVCVPISELAGAVKDARAAVGESGLSGGIVGHVGDGNYHILLMLDPDNPDDIERANQVNERIVGYALERGGTCTGEHGVGTGKQKYQEREHGVALDVMRKIKQALDPEGLMNPGKIIK encoded by the coding sequence ATGGAGGGGACTCAAACAATCACGCAACTGACAGAAGAATTGCATCATGTTTTGGCAAAAGAACGTGTAACGATTAATGAAACGTTGCTGGAACAGCACAGCTCCGATGAATCTTATCACACACCGCATTTACCGGATGTTGTCGTATTTCCGGAAAATGCTGATGAAGTAAGTGAAATAATTAAATTGGCAAATAAATATCAAACACCTGTTGTACCTTATGGCTACGGATCAAGCCTTGAGGCCAATGTCATTCCCGAACACGGCGGGGTAGTGATTGACTTTGCCAACATGAACAAGGTGCTGGAGGTGCGCGAAGATGATTTTCTTGTAAAAGTGCAGCCCGGCGTTACACGGTCACAGCTGGAAAAAGAATTGAAAAAATACGGTCTGTTTTTCACGGTTGATCCCGGAGCAGATGCAACACTTGGTGGCATGGCAGCGACCAACGCGAGCGGGACAACGTCGGTCAAGTATGGCGTCATGCGTGATAATGTACGTGATATGGAAGTTGTGATGTCAGATGGTTCAATGATACATACCGGCAGTATGGCGGCAAAATCGTCGTCCGGTTACAACTTGAACGGACTTTTCATTGGTTCGGAAGGGACACTGGGCTGTTTTACTGAACTGACATTGAAAGTTATTGGGATTCCTGAACACATTATGGCTGCACGTGCTGAGTTTGAAAATGTCGATGATGCGGTTGGTGCCGTTATTGCAATTATGCAAGCCGGTATTCCAATTGCCCGCGTGGAACTGGTGGATGAAGAATCAATTAAACAAATGAACCGATACAGTGAAACGGATTATAGCGAAGTGCCGACATTGTTCCTGGAGCTGCACGGCAATGAAGCAGGCCTGAAACACGATATTGCGTTCATGGAAGAAATCGTCAGTGACATGCGCTGTCGCAAGATTGAATTCGAAACGGAAACCGCCGGACGCAACAAGCTATGGGAAGCCCGTCATAATGCAGCATACGCATTTATTCATAACCATCCCGGGCGGAAGCAGATGGTGACCGATGTTTGTGTGCCGATCTCTGAATTGGCCGGAGCAGTGAAAGACGCACGAGCTGCTGTCGGTGAATCGGGACTTTCCGGCGGTATTGTCGGACATGTCGGTGATGGTAATTATCATATTTTGCTGATGCTTGATCCGGACAATCCGGATGATATTGAGCGGGCCAATCAGGTGAATGAGCGGATTGTCGGATATGCACTTGAGCGCGGCGGCACTTGCACCGGTGAACACGGTGTCGGCACCGGCAAACAAAAATATCAGGAGCGTGAACACGGCGTGGCACTGGATGTCATGCGCAAAATTAAGCAAGCGCTCGATCCAGAAGGTCTTATGAACCCTGGTAAAATAATAAAGTAA
- a CDS encoding 3-hydroxybutyrate dehydrogenase: MMENKVVFITGAASGIGYEIAVEFAKNGAKVALSDINSEKLKEAAERLTQNGFDCIQLTCDVTNEEDLKQSINKTVEIYGRVDVLINNAGMQHVASLEDFPTEKFELITKVMLVAPFMATKHVLPIMKQQGSGRVINMASINGLIGFGGKAAYNSAKHGVIGLTKVAALEGAEHGITVNAMCPGYVDTPLVRNQFEDLAKNRGVPVEKVLEEVLYPLVPQKRLLEVQEVADYTKYLASDKARGITGQAVVLDGGYTAQ, encoded by the coding sequence ATCATGGAGAATAAAGTTGTATTTATTACAGGTGCAGCTAGTGGTATTGGATATGAAATTGCTGTTGAATTTGCCAAAAACGGTGCGAAAGTAGCTTTGTCGGATATTAATAGCGAGAAACTGAAAGAAGCTGCTGAAAGATTGACGCAGAATGGTTTTGACTGTATTCAGCTAACGTGTGATGTAACAAATGAAGAAGATTTGAAGCAATCAATCAATAAAACGGTTGAGATTTATGGAAGAGTGGATGTTTTGATCAATAATGCCGGAATGCAGCATGTCGCCTCACTGGAGGACTTTCCTACTGAGAAATTCGAACTTATAACTAAAGTCATGCTGGTAGCGCCATTTATGGCGACAAAGCATGTCTTGCCGATTATGAAACAGCAAGGTTCCGGACGGGTTATCAACATGGCTTCCATCAACGGACTGATAGGTTTTGGCGGAAAAGCAGCCTATAACAGTGCCAAACACGGTGTGATTGGCTTGACTAAAGTGGCTGCTTTGGAAGGTGCTGAACATGGTATTACGGTTAATGCGATGTGTCCGGGGTATGTGGATACACCGCTTGTACGCAATCAATTTGAAGATTTGGCCAAAAATCGTGGTGTTCCGGTGGAAAAAGTTTTGGAAGAAGTATTGTATCCGCTCGTGCCGCAAAAACGTCTTTTAGAAGTGCAGGAAGTTGCGGATTATACGAAGTATCTTGCAAGCGACAAAGCAAGGGGGATCACCGGTCAGGCAGTTGTTCTTGATGGCGGCTACACAGCACAGTAA